From Candidatus Binatia bacterium:
CAGCGCGGCGAACGCCAGACCGGGAATCAGGGCGCGCCGGATCATCGGCTCCCCTCGTTTCCGGCCACCGATCCCAGGCTTCCCCCGGTCGCCGCCGCCGGCGAGAGCTTCACCGCCTGCAGCCGGGAGGGCACGACCCGCACCGGCGTTTGCGCCCGCAGCCGCTCCAACTGACTCAGCACCCATTCGTTTTCCTTCTCCTCGCGCCAGTCGCGGCGCACGCGGTCGATCGCTTCGTCCAGGGTCATGGGGCGCGCGGGCTCGCGCGCCAGAACGTGCGCGATCGCGTACCCCTGCGCGGTCCGCACCACCGGCGACGTCATGCCGGGATCGAGATGCCGCACGGCGATGCCGAGTGGATCGGAATCGGCGTCGAAAAAGGGCAGCGTCGCCGCGTGCTGCGGGTAGAGCGTCGACGCCGTGGCGCGAGGCTGCTCCTCGAAGCGGAGCGCCTGGAGCGACGAGTCGGAGATTCCGACGCCGTTCCAGGAGCGAAGCGCCGCCATCGCGCTGTCCTGGCTCGCGAACACGGCCACGCGGGCGCGGCGCACCGCGGGGCGCCGATAGCGCGCGGCGTGCGCGTCGAACCATGCCCGAAGCTCCGGCGCTCCCGGATCGGCCGGGCGCGCGGCCGCGATCATGGCGGTGACGGCGGTGCCCTCGCGGATCAGGCGCAGCTCGCGGGCCACCCTTGGATCGTCGGCCAGGCCGTGCTCCTTGGCGTCGCGAACGAGAAGCCGCCGGAAGAGCGCCTCGGAGGCCAGGTCGCGCAGCGCATCGCCGTCGCGGATCCGGATCCGTCCGTTCGCGCCGGGCGCGGGGTGCGTTTCGCGGAGCAGATCGGGAAGCGTGAGCGAGTCTCCGTCCACCCGCGCGATCACGGCGATCTCGGGGCGCGCGCCCAGGCGCGGCCGCGTCCCGTTCGGCGAGAGCGAGGCCAGGATCGAGTCGGGGGTCTCGCTCGCCATGGCGAAGAGGACCGGGCGCACCACCTCGGGGTCGAGCGCGAAGTGGTACTGGGCGAGGAGGCGCGCCTGATAGTCGTGGATCACGTTGCGCTGGCGCTCGGCGCGCACGATCGCGCGGATCGAATCGGGAGCGAGCGTCTCGAAGCCGCCCACCTTGTAGATCTCGTGGCCGTAGGGGCCCGAGTAGGGGCCGAGAATGTCTCCCGGCTTGGCCGTGCGCGCCGCCTCGTACGAGGAGGGCTCGAGGTCGCGCACGAGGACGGCGCCGAAGTGCCCGCCGTTTCCGCGCGAGGGGTGCCCGCTCTTCGTGACCGCGATCGAATCGAACCGTCCTCCCGCGCGGAGCCGCGCCACGATCGTCTCCGCCTCCTTGCGCCGCCCCTGGGCGGCGTCGTCGCGGAGGAGGATGTAGTAGAGGTCCATCATCCGATAGAGGCCGGTCTTCTG
This genomic window contains:
- a CDS encoding peptidyl-prolyl cis-trans isomerase, producing MIPETENPTSRRPPGPGRTAVARAAAALFALIALAGHPLGPARAAVPPPARGPIATVGDRTVEALDIQSAALVLGQDPLRQKNAALWRRMLLDRCVDRELLAIEAEKRGIARDPAIRQRIAEREYAALFQAVYQRVLMPTLAVTPAQLDSLQKTGLYRMMDLYYILLRDDAAQGRRKEAETIVARLRAGGRFDSIAVTKSGHPSRGNGGHFGAVLVRDLEPSSYEAARTAKPGDILGPYSGPYGHEIYKVGGFETLAPDSIRAIVRAERQRNVIHDYQARLLAQYHFALDPEVVRPVLFAMASETPDSILASLSPNGTRPRLGARPEIAVIARVDGDSLTLPDLLRETHPAPGANGRIRIRDGDALRDLASEALFRRLLVRDAKEHGLADDPRVARELRLIREGTAVTAMIAAARPADPGAPELRAWFDAHAARYRRPAVRRARVAVFASQDSAMAALRSWNGVGISDSSLQALRFEEQPRATASTLYPQHAATLPFFDADSDPLGIAVRHLDPGMTSPVVRTAQGYAIAHVLAREPARPMTLDEAIDRVRRDWREEKENEWVLSQLERLRAQTPVRVVPSRLQAVKLSPAAATGGSLGSVAGNEGSR